The Persephonella sp. genome includes a window with the following:
- the mgtE gene encoding magnesium transporter: MLTPSLNVLKETLKRLLYKGNYKALERILEKTHKGDLVAIFRYLSHQERVKIFQILMNINIEKASDLLYDLDEDVQIEILRALPIKEALRVLITFSVGEISKIIDKLPVELQNAIMAKLAEEEKEELRKFISYGEDSIAPLISEEYIAVEEEKTVEDVLNIIRSAPEDIEVIYIYVIDKKERLIGVASIKEILTAPVNAQIKDIMNTDVISIRSDATKSEAIDIFQRYDLLIIPVVDENEELIGVIYIDDILDAITEKTTEDFFKMAGAQEEELFYTNQILKTAKLRLPWLFVVVFGEMVSALIISLFDFTIRQFLPIVFFLPLVAAISGMISSQSAIITARGLTTGKITEYFKDFLNFLLREVKVAVLIALAISVVVGLISSIWISAHIMGVVIGIALFLNIVIAAFVGGLLPYISLKIHKDPTVATGPITLTLNDIIGILIYLGTATLFLEYLKI, translated from the coding sequence TTGCTTACACCTTCATTAAATGTTTTGAAGGAAACATTAAAAAGGCTTCTTTATAAGGGAAATTATAAAGCATTAGAAAGAATACTTGAAAAAACACACAAAGGGGATCTTGTTGCTATATTCAGGTATCTTTCCCATCAGGAAAGGGTGAAGATATTCCAGATATTAATGAACATAAATATAGAAAAAGCATCTGATCTTCTTTATGATCTTGATGAGGACGTGCAGATTGAGATATTACGAGCCCTGCCTATAAAAGAAGCCCTCAGAGTTTTAATAACTTTCTCTGTTGGAGAAATATCAAAAATTATAGATAAACTCCCTGTTGAACTACAAAACGCCATTATGGCAAAACTTGCTGAAGAAGAAAAGGAAGAACTACGCAAGTTTATATCTTACGGAGAAGACAGTATCGCCCCGCTGATCAGTGAAGAGTATATTGCTGTTGAGGAAGAAAAAACAGTTGAAGATGTTCTGAATATAATTAGAAGTGCCCCTGAAGATATTGAGGTTATATACATATATGTTATTGATAAGAAAGAAAGGCTGATTGGGGTTGCTTCTATAAAAGAAATACTCACAGCACCGGTAAATGCCCAGATTAAAGATATTATGAATACAGATGTTATCTCCATAAGGTCTGATGCAACAAAAAGCGAAGCTATAGATATTTTCCAGAGATACGATCTTCTTATTATTCCTGTGGTTGATGAGAATGAGGAGCTTATAGGTGTTATATACATAGATGACATTCTTGATGCTATAACAGAGAAAACAACTGAAGATTTTTTTAAGATGGCTGGAGCTCAGGAAGAGGAACTTTTTTACACAAATCAGATCCTAAAAACAGCAAAACTTAGGCTTCCATGGCTTTTTGTTGTTGTTTTTGGTGAAATGGTTTCTGCTTTGATCATAAGTCTTTTTGATTTTACGATAAGGCAGTTTCTCCCTATCGTTTTTTTTCTTCCCCTTGTTGCTGCCATATCAGGAATGATAAGCTCCCAATCGGCAATAATAACAGCAAGGGGACTTACAACAGGAAAAATAACAGAGTATTTTAAGGATTTCCTGAACTTTCTGCTTAGGGAAGTCAAAGTGGCTGTATTGATAGCTTTAGCTATTTCTGTTGTTGTTGGACTTATATCTTCTATATGGATCAGTGCTCATATTATGGGGGTTGTAATAGGGATAGCCCTGTTTTTGAACATAGTTATAGCTGCGTTCGTAGGTGGTCTTCTGCCTTATATCTCTTTAAAGATACATAAAGATCCAACCGTTGCAACAGGACCTATCACACTTACGCTCAACGATATTATCGGTATTCTCATATATCTGGGAACGGCAACACTTTTCCTTGAGTATCTCAAAATTTAG
- the truA gene encoding tRNA pseudouridine(38-40) synthase TruA codes for MKKRYNYKLVIKYIGTRYHGWQRQPNHITVQQVLEDKLRELFREKITLIASGRTDAGVHALGQVANFKTFSYRKPEEIKKYLNATLPRDIGILSAQEVPLSFNARFSAKGKTYFYRIYTKPDPFLYGFGWYISKKFSIKKIEEALDLIKKQKNLKSLSKKGDYLREEVDVRELFLRYDGEIIEIHITASHFLRHMVRKIVAHAVRVGTGSLTINQLKDILDAADPSRGIYIAPPEGLFLKEVYY; via the coding sequence ATGAAAAAAAGATACAACTACAAATTGGTTATCAAATATATCGGAACAAGGTACCACGGCTGGCAGAGACAACCAAACCATATAACAGTCCAGCAAGTATTAGAGGACAAACTTAGAGAGCTTTTTAGGGAAAAGATAACCCTGATTGCTTCAGGAAGAACAGATGCAGGAGTTCATGCTTTAGGTCAGGTTGCAAACTTCAAAACATTTTCTTACAGAAAGCCTGAGGAGATAAAAAAATATCTGAATGCAACACTTCCAAGGGATATAGGCATTCTGTCTGCACAGGAAGTCCCCCTTTCATTCAATGCAAGGTTCAGTGCAAAAGGTAAAACTTATTTTTACAGAATTTACACAAAACCTGATCCTTTTCTTTACGGCTTTGGGTGGTATATTTCAAAAAAGTTCAGCATAAAGAAAATAGAGGAAGCTCTTGATCTTATAAAAAAGCAGAAAAATCTTAAGAGCCTGTCAAAAAAAGGCGACTACCTTAGAGAAGAGGTTGATGTAAGAGAGCTTTTTTTAAGATACGATGGAGAAATAATTGAGATACATATAACAGCTTCACATTTTCTAAGGCATATGGTCAGGAAAATAGTTGCCCACGCAGTCAGGGTAGGCACAGGCTCACTAACAATAAACCAGCTTAAAGATATTCTTGATGCTGCTGATCCAAGCAGGGGAATATACATAGCCCCGCCAGAAGGACTGTTTCTGAAAGAGGTTTATTACTGA
- the era gene encoding GTPase Era produces the protein MENNKDFKAGFVALIGRPNVGKSTIMNNILGTKLSIVSPKPQTTRMRILGVKHDKDAQIIFLDTPGVQKGKDLLTKVVMESAVGSMEEADILVMIIEADKGWTKEDELLLENYIKKLQKPTILVINKIDKMQDKRLLLPLIEESSKKYDFVEIIPMSAIKGENLDRFVQVIKKYLPESPPLFPEDQVTDLPLRFYVAEIIREKIFHNTKQELPYSAAVEVESIEEGQKNKNLLIINAVIYVEKENHKGIIIGRKGQMLKKIGQQARQELEYLLGKKVHLNLWVKVRPRWKEDIRLLKMLGYQYVS, from the coding sequence ATGGAAAATAATAAAGATTTTAAGGCAGGTTTTGTTGCTTTAATCGGAAGACCTAATGTTGGCAAATCAACAATAATGAACAACATACTTGGAACAAAACTGTCTATAGTAAGCCCAAAACCCCAAACAACAAGAATGAGAATTCTCGGAGTAAAACATGACAAAGATGCACAGATAATATTCCTTGACACACCGGGAGTCCAGAAAGGTAAAGATCTCCTAACAAAGGTTGTTATGGAATCTGCTGTTGGTAGCATGGAGGAAGCTGACATTCTTGTTATGATAATTGAGGCAGATAAAGGGTGGACGAAGGAAGATGAGCTTCTTCTTGAGAACTACATAAAAAAACTGCAAAAACCAACAATACTGGTAATAAACAAGATTGATAAAATGCAGGACAAGAGGCTTCTTCTTCCTCTCATTGAGGAAAGCTCCAAAAAATATGATTTTGTTGAGATAATACCGATGTCTGCAATAAAGGGGGAGAACCTTGATAGATTTGTTCAGGTTATAAAAAAATATCTGCCTGAATCACCTCCCCTTTTCCCTGAAGATCAGGTAACAGACCTTCCACTAAGATTTTATGTGGCAGAGATAATAAGGGAAAAAATATTCCACAACACAAAGCAGGAACTTCCCTATTCAGCGGCTGTTGAGGTTGAAAGCATTGAAGAAGGTCAGAAAAACAAAAATCTTCTGATTATCAATGCTGTTATTTATGTGGAGAAAGAGAACCACAAAGGTATAATCATAGGAAGAAAAGGTCAGATGCTAAAAAAAATAGGACAGCAGGCAAGACAGGAACTTGAGTATCTGCTTGGTAAAAAGGTTCATCTGAACCTCTGGGTAAAGGTAAGACCAAGATGGAAAGAGGACATAAGACTTCTTAAGATGCTTGGATACCAGTATGTTTCTTAG
- a CDS encoding TrpB-like pyridoxal phosphate-dependent enzyme — translation MKKIILEESEIPKQWYNILPDLPSPLDPPLDPETKQPISPEKLRALFPEELIQQEMSDKRWIDIPPEVLDVYAIWRPTPLIRAINLEEYLDTPAKIYYKYEGTAPPGSHKPNTAVPQAYYNAKEGIKKLTTETGAGQWGSSLAFAGQYFGVEVKVYMVKVSYLQKPYRRVLMETWGAKVIPSPSPYTKSGREILKEDPDNPGSLGIAISEAVEEALENSDTHYSLGSVLNHVLLHQTVIGLEAKKQLAKVKHYPDLIIGSVGGGSNFGGLALPFMIERLEGDSCTRFIAVEPASCPTLTKGRYDYDFGDTVGFTPLMKMHTLGHDFIPPSIHAGGLRYHGMAPIISKLYDEGLLEAVAVPQTEVFKAAVEFARTEGIVPAPESAHAVKVVIDEALKCRQTGEQKVILFNLSGHGLLDLMAYQKYFEGELSD, via the coding sequence ATGAAGAAGATTATACTTGAAGAAAGTGAAATACCAAAACAGTGGTACAACATTCTTCCTGATCTTCCCTCACCTCTTGACCCGCCCCTTGATCCTGAAACAAAACAACCTATCAGTCCTGAAAAGCTGAGAGCACTTTTCCCGGAAGAATTGATACAACAGGAGATGTCTGATAAAAGGTGGATAGATATTCCCCCTGAAGTTCTTGATGTTTACGCTATATGGAGACCAACACCTCTTATAAGGGCAATAAATCTGGAGGAATACCTTGATACCCCTGCAAAGATTTACTACAAATATGAAGGGACAGCTCCCCCGGGAAGCCATAAGCCTAATACAGCAGTTCCTCAGGCTTACTACAATGCAAAGGAAGGTATTAAAAAACTGACCACAGAAACAGGTGCAGGGCAGTGGGGAAGTTCTCTTGCCTTTGCAGGTCAATACTTTGGAGTTGAAGTAAAGGTTTACATGGTAAAAGTGAGCTACCTGCAGAAACCTTACAGAAGAGTCCTCATGGAAACATGGGGAGCAAAGGTTATCCCAAGTCCAAGCCCTTATACAAAATCAGGAAGAGAAATACTGAAAGAAGATCCAGACAACCCCGGCAGCCTTGGAATTGCAATAAGCGAGGCTGTTGAGGAAGCCCTTGAGAATAGCGACACCCATTATTCCCTTGGAAGCGTCCTTAACCATGTTTTGCTTCACCAGACAGTTATAGGACTTGAGGCAAAAAAGCAGCTTGCAAAGGTAAAGCATTATCCTGATCTGATAATAGGATCTGTAGGAGGTGGAAGTAATTTTGGGGGACTTGCACTTCCGTTTATGATAGAGAGGTTGGAAGGGGACAGTTGCACAAGATTTATCGCTGTTGAACCAGCATCATGTCCAACATTAACAAAAGGTAGATACGATTATGACTTTGGTGATACTGTAGGATTTACACCTCTTATGAAGATGCACACATTAGGTCATGATTTTATTCCCCCATCTATACATGCAGGGGGTCTGAGATACCATGGAATGGCACCAATTATATCAAAACTTTATGATGAAGGGCTTTTAGAAGCTGTTGCGGTTCCCCAAACGGAAGTTTTTAAGGCTGCTGTTGAGTTCGCAAGAACCGAAGGTATAGTTCCTGCCCCTGAATCGGCTCACGCTGTCAAGGTTGTGATAGATGAGGCTTTAAAATGCAGGCAGACAGGAGAGCAAAAGGTTATCCTTTTTAACTTGAGCGGTCATGGATTACTTGATCTGATGGCATACCAGAAATACTTTGAAGGTGAGCTTTCTGACTAA
- the fabD gene encoding ACP S-malonyltransferase, whose product MGRKAFVFPGQGSQQVGMGKDVYEAFPEIQDLYHRVNERLGFDLIQIIFEDEQKLNLTQYTQPALVLTSYSLLYALKKNRPNITPNYTAGHSLGEFSALVASGSIDIIDAVWITYIRGKLMQEAVPEGVGSMAAIIGLPAEEIEKTLKEISGIVEIANYNSPEQTVISGEKEAVEKAMEVLKEKGAKKVVPLAVSVPAHSSLLKEKAEEFGKYLDEIQIKDPKIPVISNITARPLTEAGIIRKELKEHFYSPVRWVQSVQFMASEGVDTFFEIGPKKVLTGLIKRITKGVNLINIQNLEDIKKGV is encoded by the coding sequence ATGGGAAGAAAAGCATTTGTTTTTCCCGGTCAGGGATCACAGCAGGTAGGAATGGGTAAAGATGTTTATGAGGCTTTTCCTGAGATACAGGATCTTTACCACAGGGTAAATGAGAGATTAGGGTTTGATCTAATACAGATAATATTTGAGGACGAACAAAAACTAAACCTTACACAGTATACACAGCCAGCCCTTGTTTTGACTTCTTATTCTTTGCTTTATGCCCTGAAAAAAAACAGACCTAACATCACCCCTAACTACACAGCCGGTCATTCCCTTGGAGAGTTTTCTGCCCTTGTGGCTTCAGGTTCTATTGATATAATTGATGCTGTCTGGATAACATATATAAGAGGTAAACTTATGCAGGAAGCTGTTCCTGAAGGCGTTGGCTCAATGGCAGCAATCATTGGACTTCCTGCCGAGGAGATAGAAAAAACGCTTAAAGAGATCTCAGGCATAGTTGAGATCGCAAATTACAACTCACCTGAGCAGACCGTTATATCAGGTGAAAAAGAGGCTGTTGAAAAAGCTATGGAAGTTTTAAAAGAAAAAGGGGCAAAAAAGGTCGTTCCCCTTGCTGTTTCAGTGCCTGCCCACTCATCACTGCTCAAAGAAAAGGCAGAGGAGTTTGGAAAATACCTTGATGAGATACAGATAAAAGACCCTAAAATCCCAGTAATATCCAACATCACAGCAAGACCTTTGACAGAAGCAGGAATTATCAGAAAAGAGCTGAAGGAACATTTTTACTCACCTGTAAGATGGGTGCAGTCTGTTCAGTTTATGGCTTCAGAGGGTGTTGACACATTTTTTGAGATTGGACCGAAAAAAGTTCTGACAGGTCTCATAAAAAGGATTACAAAAGGGGTAAACCTTATAAACATACAGAATTTAGAAGATATTAAAAAAGGAGTGTAA
- a CDS encoding MFS transporter, translating to MIRINKNIIFLGIVSFLTDLSSEMIFPVLPLFLDHILKASKFEIGIIEGAAEFTASFLKVFSGYISDRLGRKKAVVVAGYTISAFTKPLLYFAGSWKDVLVLRVIERTGKGIRTSPRDALISHYAQKEKSGRSFGFHRGMDTLGAVFGTLLAFFFLLFLGESESTFRLIFLISFFPALISVLILIVFVKESPQAEKRLKKFSPRELPSDFYKLLTLQVLFSVFSMNYAFMILKANSIGVSIGFIPVVYLLYNIVYAFSSYPAGFFSDRYGKGLTLSITYLLFSATAFVFTINHPFFAWIGFVFYGLFMAGNEVVSRAVISDLVHEKLKGTAYGIYHTAIGISVFTSTSLAGFLWDKFGGDIPFYTAGFGSLFLSFLCFRILKV from the coding sequence ATGATAAGAATTAACAAAAACATAATCTTTTTGGGGATAGTCAGCTTTTTGACAGACCTTTCAAGTGAGATGATATTTCCTGTTCTTCCTTTATTTCTCGATCATATCTTAAAAGCATCAAAATTTGAGATAGGGATTATAGAAGGTGCAGCAGAGTTTACGGCAAGCTTTCTCAAAGTTTTTTCAGGGTATATCTCAGACAGACTTGGAAGAAAAAAAGCTGTTGTTGTGGCAGGATACACAATCTCAGCCTTTACAAAACCTCTTCTTTATTTTGCTGGAAGTTGGAAAGATGTTCTTGTTCTTAGGGTAATAGAAAGAACCGGAAAAGGGATAAGAACATCACCAAGAGATGCTTTAATTTCCCATTATGCCCAGAAGGAAAAGAGCGGAAGATCTTTTGGCTTCCATAGGGGTATGGACACTCTGGGAGCTGTTTTTGGAACCCTGCTGGCATTTTTCTTTTTACTTTTTTTAGGTGAAAGTGAAAGCACTTTTAGATTAATATTCTTGATATCCTTTTTTCCTGCATTGATCTCTGTGTTAATACTTATTGTGTTTGTAAAAGAATCCCCTCAAGCAGAAAAAAGATTAAAAAAATTCTCTCCCAGAGAACTGCCTTCAGATTTTTATAAACTTCTTACGCTTCAGGTCTTATTTTCTGTTTTCAGTATGAATTATGCATTTATGATACTGAAGGCAAACAGTATTGGTGTTTCTATAGGGTTTATACCTGTTGTTTACCTTCTTTATAACATCGTTTACGCATTTTCAAGCTATCCTGCAGGTTTTTTCTCTGATAGGTATGGAAAAGGTCTTACCCTGTCTATTACATATCTTCTTTTTTCAGCTACGGCATTTGTATTTACGATAAATCACCCTTTTTTTGCATGGATAGGTTTTGTTTTTTACGGACTTTTTATGGCAGGAAATGAAGTTGTATCAAGGGCAGTAATATCGGATCTTGTTCATGAAAAACTGAAAGGAACGGCATACGGAATATACCACACAGCGATAGGTATTTCTGTTTTTACATCAACGTCTTTAGCAGGATTTTTGTGGGATAAATTTGGGGGAGATATTCCCTTTTATACAGCAGGTTTTGGTTCTTTGTTTTTGTCATTCTTATGCTTCAGGATTTTAAAAGTATGA